GCAGAAGGCCCTGTCTAACGTGCGTGCTTCCGGCAAGGATGATTCTGCAAAGGTTAAGCCGGCAAGGAAGATGAGCCTTGAGGCCACGCTTGAATATATACAGGATGATGAGCTTGTTGAAATTACGCCGAATTTTGTGAGAATGAGGAAGGTTTACCTCAAAGAGGCGGACAGAAGAAGAGCGGACAGAAAGAAGCAGACTGAAAAATGATTTCTCCGGAGATATACAGAGGAAAGTTTATAGTGCTCGACGGCCCAGACGGCAGCGGCAAAAGCACTCAGGCTCAGATGCTCAGAAAAGCCTTAAACAAAGCAGGCGTTGAAACCTCTGCATTCAGAGACCCTGGCGACACTGTTATCGGCGAGAAGATTCGTGATATCCTTCTAAGCCCTGAGCATTCGGCGATGTCTGATAATTCTGAAGTCCTCCTTTATATGGCAGCGAGAGCCCAGCTGTGGAGAGAAAAGATCTCGCCTGCGATTGAAGAGGGCAAGTGTGTTGTGATGGACCGCTGGCTTTCCAGCACATGTGCATATCAGGGCAAGGCTGGCGGCTTCGGGATTGAAAACGTTATAAAAATCGCTGAGCTTAGCCTGCCGCGGGTATGGCCGGATAAAACTTTCATCATCGAGGTTGACCCGCAGGAGGGGCTGAATAGAATAACCCGAAGCTTCGACAGAATGGAGCAGAAAGGTATTGGTTATCATCGGCTGGTATATGAAGGATACTTGGAGCTGGCCGCTTTATCCAAACACTTAGAGGACTTTGACGTATCGGTTGTTTCAGGATATGGAAGTATTGAACAAGTTCACAGAAATGTTTTGGAAAAACTGGAATTAACAGATGGTAGAAACAGCTAAGAAAAAATTTCACGGCGAAGAGAGATATAATTGTGCTCAGGCAGTTTTATCTGCCTTTAGAGATAAATACGCAGTTTCAGAAGACTGCATAAAAAGCCATAGAACCTCAGGCGGAGGAAGAGCCGAAGGGGGCACTTGCGGTGCGCTCTATGCTGCTTTGATGCTCGTTGAAAACAATCCCGAAAAGGCCGAAAAGCTTTGCAGAAGATTCGAACAAAAAGCAGGACATACAAAATGCAGAGAGCTCAAAAGGCTCGGCTTCCCGTGCAGAGAATGTGTGGGACTTGCTGCCGAGCTGCTTGCAGAGCTTGAGCAAAAGTGCGCATAGATTTTTACTGCGCACTGAGTATTTATCATAGGTTTATTTTTTTGGCCGGAGAAGAATTTGCATTAATCTTTGCAAATTTGAACATAATATTCACTCTTTTAGCCTCTCAGCGGCGATATCCTGTTGACACAAAGCACTCTGCTTATATACTCCATTAAAAAGAGTTTTGTATTGCCTATGGCGATGCATGAGACAAATTCGTCTTAATTCAGGAGAAATCTTATGGCTGAGAAAAGGGTTTATTTCTTTGGCAAAGGCAAAGCCGAAGGAAAGGCTGAAATGAAACATCTGCTTGGAGGCAAAGGTGCTAACCTTGCAGAAATGACAAATCTTGGAGTGCCGGTTCCGCCGGGCTTCACAATAGCCACTTCGGTTTGTCAAGAGTATGAAAGCAACAAAGGCAAATGGCCGGCAGGCTTGAACAAGGAAGTCGATGAGAACATCGCTAAGCTTGAGAAGGCGATGGGGCAGAAATTCGGCGACAACAAGAACCCGCTGCTTGTAAGCGTTAGAAGCGGGGCGGCTGTATCAATGCCCGGTATGATGGATACCGTTTTGAACCTCGGCCTCAACGACAAGGCTGTTGAAGGGCTTATCGAGAAAACCGGCAACCCTAAGTTCGTTTACGATATCTACCGCAGGTTCATTGATATGTTTGCTGATGTTGTGATGGGATGTTCACACAGCAACTTCGAAAAAGCAATACATGCCGCAAAAGAAAAGGCCGGCGTTGAAAACGACAATCAGCTTTCTGCTGAGCAGCTTCAGGATGTAGTTGAGAAATACAAGGCTATATACAAAAAGCACGTTGGCTCAGCTTTCCCGCAGGACCCAAAGAAACAGCTTGTAAATGCAGTGAATGCTGTATTCGGCTCTTGGGAGAGCGAAAGGGCAATCAAATACCGCAAGCTTAATAAGATTGAGTCACTCCTCGGAACTGCGGTAAACGTTCAGGCGATGGCTTTCGGAAATATGGGCGAGGATTCAGGTACAGGCGTTTGCTTCACAAGAAACCCCAGCACCGGAAAGAAAGAATTTTACGGTGAGTATCTTATTAATGCTCAGGGCGAGGATGTTGTTGCGGGAATCAGAACTCCGCAGCCGCTTAAGAGCCTCAATAAAGCTATGCCGAATCTTTACAAAGAGCTTACCGCATTAATGACCAAGCTCGAGAAGCACTACAAAGATATGCAGGACATTGAATTTACGATTCAGGAAGGCGAGCTTTTTGTGCTTCAAACCAGAAACGGCAAGAGAACTGCCGCAGCTGCTATCAAAATTGCAGTTGATATGCTCAAAGAGCGTTTGATTAACAACCGCGAAGCGGTTCACAGAGTAACGGCGAATCAGCTCGATACGCTGCTTCACCCAAGCTTTGATACAAATGCCAAGAGGGATGTTGTGGCTAAAGGGCTGCCGGCATCTCCAGGCGCTGCTGTTGGTCAGGTAGTTTTCGATGCTGAAGCAGCAGAGAAATGGGAAGCTCAGGGCAAAAAGACAGTGCTTGTTCGTACAGAAACAAGCCCCGAAGATATCGGCGGAATGGCAGCGGCAGAAGGCATCCTCACAGTACGCGGCGGAATGACCTCACACGCCGCTGTTGTGGCAAGAGGTATGGGCAAGTGCTGCGTTGCAGGATGCAGCGATATCTCAATTAACGAAAAGACCAAGAAGTTCAGCGTTGCCGGCAAGACATTCAAAGAGGGCGACTGGGTTAGCCTTGACGGGTCTAACGGTCAGCTGATGGCAGGTGCTGTGCCCACTGTAGAGCCGAAGATGAGCGGAGACTTCAGGAAGTTTATGACAATCTGCGATAAGGTTCGCAAGATTAAAG
This window of the Sedimentisphaera salicampi genome carries:
- the tmk gene encoding dTMP kinase — translated: MISPEIYRGKFIVLDGPDGSGKSTQAQMLRKALNKAGVETSAFRDPGDTVIGEKIRDILLSPEHSAMSDNSEVLLYMAARAQLWREKISPAIEEGKCVVMDRWLSSTCAYQGKAGGFGIENVIKIAELSLPRVWPDKTFIIEVDPQEGLNRITRSFDRMEQKGIGYHRLVYEGYLELAALSKHLEDFDVSVVSGYGSIEQVHRNVLEKLELTDGRNS
- a CDS encoding C-GCAxxG-C-C family protein is translated as MVETAKKKFHGEERYNCAQAVLSAFRDKYAVSEDCIKSHRTSGGGRAEGGTCGALYAALMLVENNPEKAEKLCRRFEQKAGHTKCRELKRLGFPCRECVGLAAELLAELEQKCA
- the ppdK gene encoding pyruvate, phosphate dikinase; the encoded protein is MAEKRVYFFGKGKAEGKAEMKHLLGGKGANLAEMTNLGVPVPPGFTIATSVCQEYESNKGKWPAGLNKEVDENIAKLEKAMGQKFGDNKNPLLVSVRSGAAVSMPGMMDTVLNLGLNDKAVEGLIEKTGNPKFVYDIYRRFIDMFADVVMGCSHSNFEKAIHAAKEKAGVENDNQLSAEQLQDVVEKYKAIYKKHVGSAFPQDPKKQLVNAVNAVFGSWESERAIKYRKLNKIESLLGTAVNVQAMAFGNMGEDSGTGVCFTRNPSTGKKEFYGEYLINAQGEDVVAGIRTPQPLKSLNKAMPNLYKELTALMTKLEKHYKDMQDIEFTIQEGELFVLQTRNGKRTAAAAIKIAVDMLKERLINNREAVHRVTANQLDTLLHPSFDTNAKRDVVAKGLPASPGAAVGQVVFDAEAAEKWEAQGKKTVLVRTETSPEDIGGMAAAEGILTVRGGMTSHAAVVARGMGKCCVAGCSDISINEKTKKFSVAGKTFKEGDWVSLDGSNGQLMAGAVPTVEPKMSGDFRKFMTICDKVRKIKVRTNADTPEDAEKAVGFGAEGIGLCRTEHMFFEGKRVWYVRQAILEADNYAEMKKEMEEAETKTEQQKIKSKYSETKKNFESALRRLASYQKKDFEGIFKAMAGKPVTVRLLDPPLHEFLPHDKATQSEMAKRLGVSLKKVKEQVEKLNEFNPMLGHRGCRLAVTYPEFYRMQAKAIIEAAIAASTPKKKVVPEIMIPLVGHVEELKIVKEEIVDEIKQVLKSHDTKLTYKIGTMIEVPRAALTADEIAAEADFFSFGTNDLTQMALGFSRDDVAKFTAKYIEYGIYKDDPFQVLDQSGVGKLIETGVKLGREQKKTLKVGICGEHGGEPNTIEFCADQGMNYVSCSPYRVPIARLSAAQAASK